The Actinopolyspora erythraea genome has a segment encoding these proteins:
- the galT gene encoding galactose-1-phosphate uridylyltransferase, giving the protein MRRTARQLADGREIIYFDSAETAPERTAEDLRELDGAPTAPEMRRDPLTGEWIAMAAHRQSRTYKPPADLCPLCPSEPGKPSEIPEPDYEVAVFENRFPSFARPVADPAESVTGVLDTDPLVRRAPARGRCEVVCFTSEHRSAFAELSPRQARTVVDAWADRTAELAELDGVEQVFCFENRGEEIGVTLHHPHGQIYAYPFVTPRTNQLLRNAEEYRRAHGGHVLGDVLAAERSSGRRVIRESRYWTVFVPPAARWPVELMVVPNRRVPDLPALTDEERDDLAAVYLDTLRRLDRLHDRPLPYIAAWQQAPVRSGRDLSWLHLNLFSVLRSPDKLKYLAGSESGMGVWISDVTPEQVAERLRAVSGTAHPSETG; this is encoded by the coding sequence GTGAGGCGAACCGCGCGGCAACTGGCCGATGGGCGGGAGATCATATACTTCGACTCGGCGGAGACGGCACCCGAGAGGACCGCCGAGGACCTTCGTGAACTCGACGGCGCACCGACGGCGCCCGAGATGCGACGCGATCCCCTGACCGGGGAGTGGATCGCCATGGCGGCGCATCGGCAGAGCCGCACGTACAAGCCGCCCGCCGACCTGTGCCCGCTGTGCCCCAGTGAACCGGGCAAGCCCAGCGAGATCCCGGAGCCCGACTACGAGGTGGCCGTGTTCGAGAATCGGTTCCCCTCGTTCGCGCGACCGGTGGCCGACCCCGCCGAGTCAGTCACCGGTGTGCTCGACACGGACCCGCTGGTCCGGCGCGCGCCCGCCAGGGGCAGGTGCGAGGTCGTCTGCTTCACCTCCGAGCACCGCAGCGCGTTCGCGGAGCTGAGCCCGCGGCAGGCGCGGACGGTCGTGGACGCCTGGGCCGACCGGACCGCCGAACTCGCCGAACTCGACGGGGTCGAGCAGGTTTTCTGCTTCGAGAACCGGGGCGAGGAGATCGGCGTGACGCTGCACCATCCGCACGGCCAGATCTACGCCTACCCCTTCGTCACCCCCAGGACGAACCAGCTGCTGCGCAACGCCGAGGAGTACCGGCGGGCCCACGGCGGTCACGTGCTGGGGGACGTGCTCGCGGCCGAGCGGTCGTCCGGACGGCGCGTGATCCGCGAGTCCCGGTACTGGACCGTGTTCGTACCTCCCGCGGCCCGCTGGCCCGTGGAGCTGATGGTGGTCCCGAACCGCCGCGTCCCCGACCTTCCCGCCCTCACCGACGAGGAGCGGGACGACCTCGCCGCGGTCTACCTCGACACGTTGCGGCGGCTGGACCGTCTCCACGACCGGCCGCTGCCCTACATCGCGGCGTGGCAGCAGGCACCCGTGCGCTCCGGCAGGGACCTCTCCTGGCTGCACCTGAACCTGTTCTCGGTGCTGCGGTCGCCGGACAAGCTCAAGTACCTGGCCGGTTCGGAGTCCGGGATGGGAGTCTGGATCAGCGATGTGACCCCGGAACAGGTCGCGGAACGGCTCCGCGCCGTCTCCGGAACCGCTCACCCGTCCGAGACGGGCTGA
- a CDS encoding MogA/MoaB family molybdenum cofactor biosynthesis protein, with the protein MERNAQRLGRALVVVVDDRVAQGEHEDTIGPLVTELLEEAGFIVDGSVAVAGETVEIRNALNTAVIGGVDMVITVGGTGVSPRDVTPDATSGVLDRPVPGIAEALRASGLAAGAVDAGVSRGLVGVSGSTLVVNLAGSRAAIRDGMATLTPLVTHVIEQLSGIDGI; encoded by the coding sequence ATGGAACGCAACGCGCAGCGGTTGGGACGAGCGCTGGTGGTCGTGGTCGACGACCGGGTCGCCCAGGGCGAGCACGAGGACACCATCGGTCCGCTGGTGACCGAACTGCTGGAGGAGGCCGGGTTCATCGTCGACGGCAGCGTCGCCGTCGCGGGTGAGACCGTGGAGATCAGGAACGCGTTGAACACGGCGGTGATCGGCGGGGTGGACATGGTGATCACCGTCGGTGGGACGGGAGTCTCTCCCCGGGACGTCACCCCCGACGCCACCTCCGGAGTGCTGGACCGGCCGGTTCCCGGGATAGCGGAGGCTCTGCGGGCCTCCGGACTGGCGGCCGGGGCGGTCGACGCCGGGGTCTCCAGAGGTCTGGTCGGCGTGTCCGGCAGCACGCTTGTCGTCAACCTGGCCGGTTCACGCGCGGCCATCCGGGACGGTATGGCCACGTTGACCCCGCTGGTGACGCACGTGATCGAGCAGCTTTCCGGTATCGATGGCATCTGA
- a CDS encoding HAMP domain-containing sensor histidine kinase, translating to MTTPAPPPPELVESPSSGGQSGRWQRASLRNRVTLLAAICVAGAVALVSVGAFLTVRDSLYEQVDQNLRERASQAVSGPQVLEPNLRSVPAAFYAAANLRICLVTADGRALTGPGKAPPWGPAELAVARGLTSSSLRTDDATNSRVVALPSGDDRALVMSQSLAPTKATLAQLSVVLVVIGGAGILLAAAAGTAVARTALRPVQRLTAATERIARTGDLRPIPVSGDDELARLTTSFNRMLGALAESQEQQRRLVADAGHELRTPLTSLRTNLELLIASDQPGTPQLSDEDRAEMLSDVQAQITELSALVGDLVELAREDAPNAVHEPLELVDVVERALSRARRRASDVEFDVRLRQWSMLGDATALERAVLNLLDNAAKWSPPGGTVRVESRQLDAGFAVFEVADGGPGIPQEDRPHVFERFYRSTEARPLRGSGLGLAIVKQVAERHGGSVSAGEAPEGGALISVYLPGHVDPEQSPGTGAETG from the coding sequence GTGACCACGCCCGCACCCCCACCCCCGGAACTGGTCGAGTCGCCGTCCTCCGGCGGTCAGAGCGGCAGGTGGCAGCGGGCTTCGCTGCGGAACAGGGTGACGCTGCTGGCGGCCATCTGCGTCGCCGGGGCCGTCGCGCTGGTCTCGGTCGGGGCGTTCCTGACGGTCCGGGACAGCCTCTACGAGCAGGTCGACCAGAACCTGCGGGAGCGCGCCAGTCAGGCCGTCTCCGGGCCGCAGGTGCTGGAGCCCAATCTGCGCTCGGTTCCCGCCGCCTTCTACGCGGCCGCGAACCTGCGGATCTGTCTGGTCACGGCCGACGGCAGGGCGCTGACCGGGCCGGGAAAGGCTCCGCCATGGGGTCCGGCCGAGCTGGCCGTGGCGCGCGGTCTGACGTCCTCCTCGCTGCGGACCGACGACGCGACGAACAGCAGGGTGGTGGCGCTGCCCTCCGGCGACGACCGGGCCCTGGTCATGTCGCAGTCACTCGCTCCGACCAAGGCCACGCTGGCCCAGCTCAGCGTGGTGCTGGTCGTCATCGGTGGTGCCGGGATCCTGCTGGCCGCCGCGGCCGGTACCGCCGTGGCGCGGACGGCGCTGCGGCCGGTGCAGCGGCTCACCGCGGCGACCGAACGTATCGCTCGTACGGGTGATTTGCGCCCGATCCCGGTGAGTGGCGACGACGAACTGGCGCGACTGACCACCAGCTTCAACAGGATGCTGGGGGCGTTGGCCGAGTCCCAGGAACAGCAGCGGAGGTTGGTCGCGGACGCGGGGCACGAGCTCCGCACCCCGCTGACCTCGCTGCGTACGAACCTCGAACTGCTCATCGCCTCCGACCAGCCGGGCACTCCCCAGCTGTCCGACGAGGATCGCGCCGAGATGCTCAGCGACGTCCAGGCCCAGATCACGGAGCTGTCCGCGCTGGTGGGGGATCTGGTGGAGCTGGCGCGGGAGGACGCTCCCAACGCGGTGCACGAGCCGCTGGAGCTCGTCGACGTCGTCGAGCGGGCGTTGAGCAGGGCGAGGCGGCGCGCTTCCGACGTCGAGTTCGACGTTCGGCTGCGGCAGTGGTCGATGCTCGGCGATGCCACCGCACTCGAGCGCGCCGTGCTGAACCTGCTGGACAACGCGGCCAAGTGGAGTCCGCCCGGCGGCACCGTCCGGGTGGAGTCCCGACAGCTCGACGCGGGGTTCGCGGTGTTCGAGGTCGCCGACGGTGGCCCCGGTATCCCGCAGGAGGACCGTCCCCACGTGTTCGAACGTTTCTACCGGTCCACCGAGGCCAGGCCGCTGCGCGGCTCCGGTCTCGGCCTGGCGATCGTCAAGCAGGTCGCCGAGCGGCACGGGGGGAGCGTCAGCGCCGGAGAGGCTCCCGAGGGGGGAGCGCTGATCTCGGTGTACCTGCCCGGACACGTCGACCCCGAGCAGTCTCCGGGAACCGGAGCCGAAACCGGGTGA
- a CDS encoding DeoR/GlpR family DNA-binding transcription regulator, whose translation MLARQRQDMILDEVRRTGAVQVSDLVQRLGVSDMTIRRDLDTLAARGAVEKVYGGATSVGDRSTDEPGFEAKSVYQPAEKEAIASRAARLVRPGSAIGLSAGTTTWTLARHLDEVADLTVVTNSVRIADVLQQRGRTDRTVILTGGVRTPSDALVGPVAVRTLHSLHLDLVFLGVHGMSTRAGFTTPNLDESETNRALARAANRLVVVADHAKWSTVGISTIVGLEEADVLISDDGLPEEARRVLGERIAELSIAPVGGEQHEPADAGRGETTRVESEQ comes from the coding sequence ATGCTGGCACGTCAGCGCCAGGACATGATACTGGACGAAGTCCGCAGAACGGGCGCGGTGCAGGTGAGCGACCTCGTGCAACGCCTGGGTGTGTCCGACATGACCATCCGCAGGGATCTCGACACCCTGGCGGCGCGCGGTGCGGTCGAGAAGGTCTACGGCGGCGCCACCTCGGTGGGGGACCGCAGCACCGACGAGCCCGGGTTCGAGGCGAAGTCGGTGTACCAGCCCGCCGAGAAGGAGGCCATAGCCAGCCGCGCGGCCCGGTTGGTCCGCCCGGGCTCGGCCATCGGGCTCTCCGCGGGAACCACCACCTGGACTCTGGCGCGTCACCTGGACGAGGTCGCGGACCTGACCGTGGTGACCAACTCCGTGCGGATCGCGGACGTGCTGCAGCAGCGGGGACGCACCGACCGCACCGTGATCCTCACCGGCGGGGTCCGGACCCCCTCCGACGCGCTCGTCGGGCCGGTGGCCGTGCGCACGCTGCACTCGCTGCACCTGGATCTCGTTTTTCTCGGGGTGCACGGCATGAGCACCCGGGCGGGGTTCACCACGCCCAACCTCGACGAGAGCGAGACCAACCGTGCGCTCGCCCGCGCGGCCAACCGGCTGGTCGTGGTGGCCGACCACGCCAAGTGGTCCACGGTCGGCATCTCCACCATCGTCGGACTCGAGGAAGCCGACGTGCTGATCAGTGACGACGGTTTGCCGGAGGAAGCGCGCCGAGTGCTCGGGGAGCGGATCGCGGAGTTGTCGATCGCTCCCGTCGGGGGTGAACAGCACGAACCGGCCGACGCCGGTCGCGGGGAAACTACGCGGGTGGAGAGTGAGCAGTGA
- a CDS encoding trypsin-like peptidase domain-containing protein: MSEQHPGSPDEGQERPNTPGEDGPWRTGADENGTAGPSSGGTAESAQSGGNSPAETPEPTERNHAAGPVSQEDAGQDGTGQPDQWQAGAEHTAPTGSTAGTDPNISAAHPDAPHGQPWGPYSGTQPQQPHGPQQSSPQAQYPYGLGNPPQYPGQQSGQPNQPGYHPGGQYPGQPGVAPNAQQPGQYEYGAQQLPPQADPNQPYASSQYPQPPLARGNGGGRGRLVVGMTAVALVAGLLGGAGGGYAVYQATGGSGAVTSFDQQTPTSSNSSSAPSGSVQSVADKVLPSVVQIQVRTARGSSGSGSGIIISEDGYILTNNHVVEGASSAGGGLVARFNDGQVGELDVVGTAPWSDLAVVKADINGLTPAQLGNSEDTQVGAGVVAIGSPYGLSGTVTSGIISAKDRPVRAGGESGSQATVLNALQTDAAINPGNSGGPLVDMNGRVIGINSAIYSPSTSSGQAGSVGLGFAIPVDQARRIGKQLIENGSAARTTLGVQVRVVGNVNGGLVVGVPSGGPAAKAGIESGDVITKVNDRTITSGDELIAAIRSYAPGETVTLTLTDREGRNERTVEVTLTGEER; this comes from the coding sequence ATGAGCGAACAGCACCCTGGTTCTCCCGACGAAGGTCAGGAGCGTCCCAACACGCCGGGCGAGGACGGCCCGTGGCGGACGGGGGCCGACGAGAACGGCACAGCCGGTCCCTCCTCGGGGGGAACGGCGGAGTCCGCACAGTCCGGGGGGAACTCCCCCGCGGAAACCCCGGAACCGACCGAGCGGAACCACGCCGCCGGACCCGTTTCCCAGGAGGATGCCGGACAGGACGGTACGGGGCAACCGGACCAGTGGCAGGCGGGAGCCGAGCACACCGCTCCCACCGGTTCCACCGCCGGGACGGACCCCAACATCTCCGCTGCCCACCCCGACGCGCCCCACGGCCAACCGTGGGGGCCTTACTCGGGTACCCAGCCCCAGCAGCCCCACGGCCCGCAGCAGTCCTCGCCGCAGGCCCAGTACCCCTACGGGCTCGGTAATCCGCCGCAGTACCCCGGTCAGCAGAGCGGACAGCCGAACCAGCCCGGTTACCACCCCGGTGGGCAGTACCCGGGGCAACCCGGCGTCGCTCCGAACGCGCAGCAGCCGGGTCAGTACGAGTACGGCGCGCAACAACTGCCGCCGCAGGCCGATCCGAACCAACCCTACGCGTCCTCCCAGTACCCCCAGCCGCCCCTCGCGCGGGGGAACGGTGGAGGCCGCGGCCGGCTGGTCGTCGGGATGACCGCGGTGGCGCTGGTGGCCGGGCTGCTCGGAGGTGCCGGAGGTGGTTACGCCGTGTACCAGGCCACCGGTGGTTCCGGTGCGGTCACCTCCTTCGACCAGCAGACCCCGACTTCCAGCAACAGCAGCAGTGCGCCCTCGGGCTCGGTGCAGTCCGTCGCGGACAAGGTGCTGCCCAGCGTGGTGCAGATCCAGGTGCGGACCGCCCGCGGTTCCTCGGGCTCCGGCTCGGGGATCATCATCAGCGAGGACGGCTACATCCTGACCAACAACCACGTCGTCGAGGGAGCCTCCAGCGCGGGCGGAGGACTCGTCGCGCGTTTCAACGACGGACAGGTCGGCGAGCTGGACGTCGTCGGCACCGCCCCGTGGTCCGACCTGGCCGTGGTCAAGGCCGACATCAACGGACTCACCCCGGCGCAGCTGGGCAACTCCGAGGACACCCAGGTCGGCGCCGGAGTGGTGGCGATCGGTTCGCCCTACGGGCTTTCGGGTACGGTGACCAGCGGAATCATCAGTGCCAAGGATCGTCCGGTCCGCGCGGGCGGCGAGAGCGGCTCGCAGGCCACGGTGCTCAACGCGCTGCAGACCGACGCCGCGATCAACCCCGGTAACTCGGGTGGCCCACTCGTCGACATGAACGGTCGTGTGATCGGGATCAACTCCGCGATCTACAGCCCGAGCACCTCCAGCGGGCAGGCCGGTTCGGTGGGGCTCGGGTTCGCCATCCCGGTCGACCAGGCCCGCAGGATCGGCAAGCAGCTCATCGAGAACGGTTCGGCGGCCCGCACCACCCTCGGTGTGCAGGTGAGGGTCGTCGGAAACGTCAACGGCGGTCTCGTGGTGGGGGTCCCCTCGGGTGGTCCCGCCGCGAAGGCCGGGATCGAGAGCGGCGACGTCATCACCAAGGTCAACGACCGCACCATCACCAGTGGTGACGAGTTGATCGCGGCCATTCGCTCCTACGCGCCGGGCGAGACGGTCACGTTGACCCTCACCGACAGGGAGGGGCGCAACGAGCGAACGGTTGAGGTCACGCTGACCGGGGAGGAGCGGTGA